In the genome of Longimicrobium sp., the window GGACCTGCGCGACTGGCTGGAGTCGGAGCTGTACTTCGAGCACGCCATCGAGCTGGCGGAGATGCAGGGACACCGGCCCCACCTGGCCCGGATGCGGGTGGCGGTGGCCGAGCCGCTGATCCACATGGGCGAGTTCAGCCGTGCGCGGCTGTCGCTGGACGCAGCCGAGCGCATGCTGGACGAGCTGGAAGACGCGGAGCTGGCCGTGGGGATCCGGCGAATCCGGGCCACCCTGGCCCGCGCGGAGGGCGACCACGATGCCGCGGACGACCACCTGCGGCAGGGTTTGGACGCGGCGGAGCGAGGAGGCTACGGGCTCGAGGCAGCGGAAACCCTCGCGGAATGGGCGCGGCTGCGCTGGGCTCAGGAGCGGCACGCGGAGGCGCACACCTTTGCCGCGGCGGCGCGGCAGCGGTTCCGGGCCGTGGGGGCGCGGCGTGAGGTGGATGAGATGGAGCGGCTGCTGGCGGGGTGGGAAGGCGGGGAGCCGGAATAGAGGCACCGGCCCGACGGCAGACCGGCGGATGCGCGAAGGGCGCGGGGGAGTTCCCCCGCGCCCTTCGCTTCGTCCCTCCCTGCCCGGCTCAGTACCAGGTGGCCAGGTCGATGCCCTGGTAGTAGTGCTTGAGGATCTCGTCGTACGTGGCGCCCTTATCGGCCATGCCCACGGCGCCCGTCTGGCACAGGCCCACTCCGTGGCCCCAGCCGCCGCCGAACGCCTCGAAGCCGGCGACCTCGCCCGTCCTGCGGTCGATCACGGGCTCGATGATGAAGAGCGTGCTCAGCAGGCTCGTGGGCGTGCCGCTGGCGTTGACGTACTTGAGCGAGGTGCGGATGTGGTCCTTGGTGTCGTAGAACGTTCCCGCCTCGGTCACGTACTCGATGGTCTTCACCCGGCCGCTGTTGGAGCGCTCCAGCACGTTGATCGCCGTCACCTTGCCCACGTCCTGCCCGGCGTAGAGGGAGATGACCTCCGAGATCTCCTCGGCCGTCCACTCGAAGCTCCAGCGGTGGTAGCGCGACCAGTCGGACTCGTAGTCGCCGTTCTTCTTGCCGCGCAGCGAGTTGGCGTTGGGGCTGCGGCGGATTTCGTCGAGCACGTGCTCGGAATTGCCGTGCTGGCGGTCGCGCACGCCGCGCAGGTACGCGATGGGCGCGGAGTTGTACACGTCCTCGTTGTTGGCCGTCACGCCGCCGCTGGTGCTGCTGAACAGGGCCGCGATCAGCTTGCCCTCGTGCGTGGCGACGACGGCGCGCGTCTCGTCCACCGCCTGCGTGCTCAGCGGGTGCTCGGCGCTGTAGCCGCCGTACACCTGGTCGCTGGTGGTGGGCAGCAGGTCGTAGCCGTCGGCGGCGCGCTTGCCCAGGCCGCTGAGCGCGTAGGTGCGGGCCGCCACGGCCTGCGCCTTTTGCGCCTCGAGCTCCGGCCACACGGTGGGCGGCAGCTCGCGCGGCACCACGCCGTACAGGTAGTCCTCGATGTGCACCTCGTTGATGCCCGCCAGCGTGCCCGCGCTGTTGCGGCGCACCTCGGCCACGCCGCGGTAGCGCGCCGTGCCGATGGTGACCAGCCCGTCGGACGAGGTGAAGCCCACCGGCCCGTTGCTGGTGGCCGTCTGCGAGCCCGCGGTCACCTTGTACTGGGTGATGCCCGTGGTGGTGGTGACCAGCTTCCAGAACGCGTCGCTGGCGGCCAGCCCCTGCGCGATCACCTGGTTGCGGTAGGTGTTCCGGATCCCGAAGGCCGCGTTCGAGGCGAAGTCGCCCAGGTACAGGCGCGTGCACGTGGGGATCACCTCCGTCATGGTGGCGTGCCCCAGCGCCTCCGCCTGCCCCTTCTTCGCGTCGACCGCGGCGGCGCTGCCGCACATCACCTGCAGCCGATACCGCGTGACGCTTACGCTTCCCGCCTGCAGCGTGACCGTAGCCTGCACCCCGCCCACGCCCGACAGCAGCGTGGCGCCGTTGCCCTTGTCGGTGACGGTCCACCCGGCGGCGCTGCCCAGCGTCACCGTGGTGGCGGTGGGCACCACGCCGATGCGAATGTTGCCGTTGAAGGCCTGCGCCGAAACCTCGTCGAACGAGGGCGCGCCGGCGGTCGCCGAGGGACCCGTCGGGTCGCGGTCGGCGCAGGCACCCAGCACGAGGGCGAGCGCCGCGGCGGAGAGCATCCGCCAGTTGTTGGGAAGTCGGTTCACAGGTTGCCGTGGGGGTGCGGGTGGGGTGCGCGGCGCGGGGGGGCGCGCCCAAAAGACGACGATCACGTACACACTTCGGCGGCCGTTTGTCAACCAGCGCGTGCGCCGGATGGCGGAAACCATGTGCAAGTGGGCGGCAAATCCGCGAAAACTCCCTAGGCCCGCGGTCCTGCCATCCGACGGCACGGCGCCTGGAGAGCGCCCGCCCGACCTCCGGCAAGCGCAGTACGTCCTGATGCACCCGGGAGTCGCGCGGGCTATGTTGTCACGCGCCCTGGCGCGTCACCATTCCCCCACGCCGCGGGATCACGATGAACGGAGCTGCCCGGTGGGGCGCGGCGCTGCTGCTGCTGCCGATGCTGTCGGGGTGCATGGTCCTGCTCGGGCCCTTCGTTCCCGGGTGGCGGCTGAGCACGACCGAGGCGACGATCGTGGACATCAGGGGCGCAATCCACGCATTCGAGCGTGAGCACCAGGCGGTTCCCGACAGCCTCGCCCAGCTTTGCCCGCCGCCCGGAACGAGCGCCTGCCCGCCCGGGGACTCCAGGGACGGGTGGGGGACGAGGCTCGTCTATCGCAGGCTGAACGGCAGCAGCTACGAGCTGCGCTCCGCCGGCCCTGACCGGCGGCCGTTCACCGGCGACGACGTCGTGGTCAACCGCGCCGAGGAAGAGGCTGCCGTCGAGCGGCTCCAGGGCTGCTACGATCTCGCGTCCGGCCATCTCCTGGTCGGGGGGCGCAGGCTGGTGCTGAGTCCCGCGGAGAGGGGCCCCGGCTCCTTCCGCGTGCACCTGGAATTGCCGGGGTATCGCGAGCCCTCCTGGGAAGTGAATCCTCCGGACCGCGTCCGCGTGTACTGGCGCGAGCAGCATTCCGGCCTCGTGATGGACCTCGCCGCCGCGGACGAGGGCCTGCGCGGAACCGTCTTCCGGGTGTCTCCGTCAGGGCGTGGGCCCGGTACGGAAATGGTCGCGCGCCGCGCCGCCTGCACCCCGTAGCCCGGGGCGGCCGGACGGCCGCCGTATGACGACGAACCGCCGCCTCCGGATGCCGGGGCGGCGGTTCTTCTTCCTGAAAGTCCAAGAGCCAGAAACGGGGCCTCACCTAGAGCCGCAGAGCAGCAGAGAAGTTCTCTCTGCGACTCTGCGTCTCTGCGTGAGGCCGCAGTCCTCAGACCTGGGCGTACATGTCTACCGGGGGGCAGCTGCACACCAGGTTGCGGTCGCCCGCTGCGTTGTTCACGCGCGCCACGGCCGGCCAGAACTTGCGATCGCGCACCCAGGCCAGCGGGAACGCCGCGCGCTGCCTCCCGTAGCCGTGCGCCCACTCGTCGCCCGTGACGGCGGCGGCGGTGTGCGGGGCGTGCTTCAGCGGGTTGTCGCGGCGGTCCAGGATGCCCAGCTCGATCTCGCGGATCTCCTCGCGAATGCTGATCATCGCCTCGCAGAACCGGTCGATCTCGGCCAGCGACTCGCTTTCCGTCGGCTCGATCATCATCGTCCCCGCCACGGGGAAGGAGACGGTGGGCGCGTGGAAGCCGTAGTCCATCAGCCGCTTGGCCACGTCCTCCACCTCCACCCCCGACGGCCCCTTCAGCTGGCGCAGGTCGATGATGCACTCGTGCGCCACCGTGCCGTTGGCGCCCTGGTACAGCACCGGGTAGTGCTCCCGCAGCCGCCGGGCGACGTAGTTGGCGTTCAGGATGGCCACCTTGGTGGCGTGCGTCAGCCCCTCGGCGCCCATCAGCTTGATGTAGATGTACGAGATGGGCAGGATGCTGGGGCTGCCCCACGGCGCCGCCGAAATCGTGCGCGTTTCGCCCTGCCCCACCGGGATCACCGGGTGGCCGGGAAGGAAGGGGGCAAGGTGCTCCGCCACGCAGATGGGCCCCATCCCCGGGCCGCCGCCGCCGTGGGGGATGCAAAACGTCTTGTGCAGGTTCAGGTGGCACACGTCAGCGCCGAAGTCGCCCGGGCGGCAGAGGCCCACCTGCGCGTTCATGTTGGCGCCGTCCATGTACACCTGCCCACCGTGCCCGTGCACGATGTCGCAGATTTCGCGGATGGCCTCTTCGAACACGCCGTGCGTGGACGGATAGGTGACCATCAGCGCGGCCAGGTCGTCGGCGTGCTCGTCGGCCTTCTTGCGCAGGTCGTCAATGTCGACGTTGCCGTTGGCGTCCGTGGCCACCACCAGCACCTTCATCCCCGCCATCACCGCCGACGCGGGGTTGGTGCCGTGCGCCGACTGGGGGATCAGGCAGACGTTGCGCTTGCCCTGGCCCTTGGCCTCCAGGTACTCGCGGATCACCAGCAGCCCCGCGAACTCGCCCTGCGAGCCGGCATTGGGCTGCAGCGACACGGAATGGAAGCCGGTGATCTCGGCCAGGTCGCTTTCCAGCTGGCGGAACATCTCCAGGTAGCCCTCGATCTGCTCGCGCGGGGCGAACGGGTGGATGCGGCCCACCTCCGACCAGGAGACGGGCATCATCTCTACCGTGGCGTTCAGCTTCATGGTGCACGACCCCAGCGGGATCATGCTGTGCGTCAGCGACAGGTCGCGGCTTTCCAGCGAGCGGATGTACCGCAGCATCTCCGTTTCGGAGTGGTAGCGGTTGAACACCGGGTGCCCCAGGATGGCGCTGGAGCGGCGGAACCCGTCCGCGATCCCCGACGACAGGCCGCCCAGCAGCTCGTCCACCGTGAACGGCAGGGCCGAGCCGCGGTTCAGCGCGATCAGCACCTCTTCCACGTCTTCCACCCCCGTCGTCTCGTCCACCGCCACGCAGATGGACGACTCGTCGTAGCCGCGCAGGTTGATGCCCCGGTCGCGCGCGGCGGCCAGGATGCCGCCCACCCGCGTGCCCACGTCGATGCGCACCGTGTCGAAGAACACGTCGTGGACGATGCGGTAGTTCAGCCGCTCGGCGCCGGCGGCCAGCAGCTCGGCCAGGGTGTGCGTCCGCTCGGCGATGTCGCGCAGCCCGTTGGGCCCGTGATAGACGGCGTACATCCCCGCCATCACCGCCAGCAGCACCTGCGCCGTGCAGATGTTGCTCGTCGCCTTTTCGCGGCGGATGTGCTGCTCGCGCGTCTGCAGCGCCATGCGCAGCGCGGGGTTGCCGTCCGCGTCGGTCGACACGCCGATGATGCGGCCGGGGATCTGGCGCTTGTACTCGTCGCGGCAGGCGAAGTACGCCGCGTGCGGTCCGCCCATCCCCAGCGGCACGCCGAAGCGCTGCGTGGTCCCCACCGCCATGTCGGCGCCCCACTCCCCCGGCGGGGTCAGCAGGACGAGCGACAGCAGGTCGGCCGCGGCGACGACGACGATGTTCTCTTCCCGCGCGCGCTGCGTGAACGGGCGGTAGTCGATCACCTCGCCGTCCGTGGCCGGATACTGCAGGAGCACGCCGAACACGGGCTGGGTGAAGTCGAACGTCTCGTGGTCGCCCACGACGATGTCGAAGCCGCGGGCCCAGGCGCGCGTCTTCACCACCTCGATGGTCTGCGGATGGCAGAGCTGCGAGATGAAGAAGGTGTTGCGGTTCTCGGCCCCGGCGATGCCGTACGCCATGGCCATGGCCTCGGCCGCGGCGGTGCCCTCGTCCAGCAGCGACGCGTTGGCGATGGGGAGCCCGGTGAGGTCCACCACCATCGTCTGGAAGTTGAGCAGCGCCTCCAGCCGGCCCTGCGCGATCTCGGCCTGGTAGGGCGTGTACTGCGTGTACCAGCCCGGGTTCTCCAGGATGTTGCGCTGGATGACGGGCGGGGTGATGCAGTCGTGGTAGCCCATTCCCAGGTAGCTGCGGAACACGCGGTTGCGCGACATCAGCGCCTTGAACTCGCGCAGCATCTCGTACTCGCTGCGCTCCGGGCCCAGCGCCAGCGGCCGGTCCAGGCGGATGGAGGCCGGCACGGTGGCGTCCACCAGCTCGTCGAGCGAACCATAGCCCAGCGCCTGCAGCATCGTCGCGATCTCGTCGCCGCCGGGGCCCACGTGGCGGCGAACGAAGGTGTCCGTATGCGTAAGTGACGATCTATCCACGATATGCATCCGTATCGGTGTTTGCGGAAAAGCCGCGCCAATGTATCGCCTCCGTACCCCGAAGGCAAAGGGAGGAGCCGCTTCCCGGCGCGGCCCGCCGGTGTTTTCTTTCCATCCACGGTCCCTGACGCCTGCCGCCCCCGCCGGTCACGATGAAGATTCACCTGCTGAGCGACCTGCACACGGAGTTCGCGCCCTTCCAGCCGCCGGCCACGGACGCCGACGTCATCGTCCTCGCGGGTGACGTGGGCGTGGGCACGCGCGGCCTGCCCGCCATCCGCGAATGGTTTCCGGATCGTCCCGTCGTCTACGTGGCGGGAAACCATGAGTTCTACCGCGAGACCATCCCGCGGCTGCATGAAAAGCTGGCGGCGGAGACGGAGGGGTCCGACATCCACTACCTGGAGAACCGGGCGGTGGTCATCGGCGGGGCGCGCTTCCTGGGGTGCACGCTGTGGACGGACTTCGACGTCTTCGGCGAACGGGTGAGGTGCATGGCCGAGGCGCAGGTGACGATGAACGACTTTCGCGTGATCCGCGTTCTCCCGCAGTACCGCCGCTTTCACCCGAACGACGCGGCCGCCATGCACGAGCGCAGCCTCCGCTGGCTGGTCGCCGCGCTGGACGAGCCGTTCGCCGGGCCGACGGTGATCGTCACCCATCACGCGCCCAGCCTGCGCTCGTGCAACCCGGCGTATCGAAGCGACCCCGTGACGGCCGCATACGTCAGCGACCTGGAGTGGATGCTGGACGGCCGCGCCGCGCTGTGGGTGCACGGGCACACGCACCTCTGCGTGGACTACGAGATCGGCGGCACGCGCGTGGTGGCCAACCAGCGCGGGTATCCGCACGACGGCGTCGAGGGCTTCGATCCGGGACTGGTGCTGGACGTCGGCTCCTGAGCCGGCGATTCGACGGCCGTCGTTTCCCGCCCGTTCCACCCATTGCGGTGCCGCGGCATCCGACCGATCATCTTCCACGTGGTTCGTCGCCCCCCGCCCCCGCATGCCCATGACCGCTCGCCGATGGATTCCCTGTGCCGCCCTGGCGCTGGCCTGCCTCGCGGGGCCCGTGCATGCCCAGGGCGGCCTGTCGCTGCAGCCGTGCCGCCAACCGGGCCTGCCCCCCGACGCACGGTGCGGATCGCTGGTGGTCCCGGAGAACCGCGACGTGGCGGGCGGGCGGACGATCGCGCTGAACGTCGTCGTGCTCCCCGCCCGCGCGGCCCGGCGGGCGCCGGACGCGGTGGCGTTCCTGGCCGGCGGCCCGGGGCAGGGCGCCATTTCGCTGGTGGGATGGCTGGGACCGGCGTACGCCCCCCTGCGGGAAACGCGCGACATCCTGCTGGTGGATGCCCGGGGCACGGGCGGCTCGGGACCGCTGGACTGCACGCTTCACGAACGGCTGGACCCGCAGTCGCTGGTCGGCAGCTTCCTTCCCGCGGACGCGGTGCGGCGCTGCCGCGAGCAGCTGTCGGCCCGGGCTGACCTGTCGCGCTACACGTTGACGGAGGCGGCGCGTGACCTGGACGCGGTGCGCGCGGCGCTCGGGTACGAGCAGCTGAACCTGCACGGCGGATCGTTCGGCACGCGCGCGGCGCAGGTGTACATGCGCATGTACCCGCACCGCGTGCGGAGCGCGGTGCTGCACGGGGTTGTGACCCCCGGCATGGCGTCGCCGCAAAGCTACGCGCACGACTTCCAGGCGGCGCTGAACGGGGTGATCGCGGACTGCGCGGCCGACGCGGCGTGCGGCGCGGCGTTCCCGCGGCTGGCGGAAGAGGCGCGGGCGCTGGAGGAGCGGATGCGCGGGGGGAGCGCCACGGCCACGCTGCTGGACGTGGAGGCGGGCGCGGTGCAGGTGGAGCTTTCGCGCGGCACGGTGGCCGAAACGCTCCGCAAGCTGCTGTATGCGCCCGTTTCCGCCAGCCGGCTTCCGCTGGTGGTGCACCGCGCCGCAAACGGCGACTTCGGCCTGCTGGCCCGCGAGGCCATCGGCGACCGGCGCAGGATGCAGGGCGGCGCTTCGTGGGGGCTGTTCCTGGCGGTCACCTGCAGCGAGGACGTGCCGTTCGTGGACACCGCCGCCGCGCGGGCCACGGACGCCACGACGCTCCTGGGCGCGTACCGGGTGCGCGAGGCGGTGGCGGCGTGCGAAGGCTGGCCTCTGGCGGCGCTCCCGCCCGGCTACCGCGACCCGGTTCGCTCCGACGCCCCGGTGCTGATCATCTCCGGCGAGCGGGACCCGGTCACCGGGCCGCAGTGGGGAGAGGCGATCACCGCGCACATGCCCAACTCCGTGCACCTGGTGGTTCCGCAGGCCGCGCACATGTACGCTGGAATGCCGGGCGCGGCCTGCGTGGATTCCGCTGTCATCGGCTTCATGCGGAGCGCGGATCCGCGGGCGGTGGACACCACCTGCCTGCCGCGCATCCGGCGTCCGCCGTGGGTGCTGGAGGTGGAAACGACCCTGGCGCTGGATTCCGCCGCGCTCGCCCGCTTCGCCGGCGAGTACTCGTCCCCCGAGCCGGCCGTGCGCTTGACGGTGGAGGCGCGGCCGGGCGGGCTGCGAGCACAGCTGGGGAACGGCCCGCCGTTGTACCTGGTGGCGACGGCCCCCACCCGCTTCTACCCGGAGGGATGGCCGCCCGGGGCGACGGTGGAGTTCGTGCTGGACGACGGTGCCGTGGCCCAGGTGCTGATCACCGGCGGCGGACCTCCGATGCGGCTGGTGCCGGCGCGGCGGCCCTAGCGCCGCTTCCAGGGCCGCCGCGGGGGCGACACCAGGTTGGATGGGGGCCCCGCGGGGGCGTAGTGCGCGCCGAACTCCCTGACGAATTCCATCTCCTCGACCACGGAGGTGTAGGCGAGCCGGCTTTCCAGGATCAGCAGGAGGCTGGACCAGAACAGCAGCCCCGCGCCGCCCATTCCCAGCACCAGCGCCACCCAGGCGTAGGACCCGTCCACGGCGGCCACCAGCCCCAGCACCACGCTGGTGCCGATGAAGATGGCCGTGGCCATGTACAGCCGGCGCATGGCGCTGGTGAGCAGCTTGGCGCGCCGCGCGGTGCGCGAAAGCTGGTCGAAGAGCAGCCGCCGCTCCTCTTCCAGCATCGTGCGCTCGTCCTCGCGCGCCAGGTCTACGATGCGCTCGCTGAGGGTGCGCGTGCGGTCGATGGCGCGGCCCAGCCGGTTGGAGGTCGCCACGATCAGCGAGCTGGAGGCCAGGATCAGCACCGCGGGCGTGACCATGGCCGACAGCACGGAGAGCGTTTCGGAGAGGTTCTCGGTCTGCATCCCTTGGGAAGTGCGTGAGTGCGTGAGTGCGTTAGTGCGGGCGGAAACTCCCGCAAGCAGCACGCCCCGTCCGGTGTCCTGGACGGGGCGTTTCGTCTTCGATCAGGGCCGGACGCGGATCAGTCGCGCACCAGCAGGTCGTACGGGTTCAGGTTGCGGCCTTCCCACCACTGCGCGGGGTCGTCCAGGATGGCGACGGAAAAGTGGAGGTGGCAGTCGCCCGGCTGCGCGTTGCCCGTGTCGCCCACGAACCCGATCACCTCACCCCGCTGCACCCGCTGCCCCTCGCGCAGCCCCTGCGCGTAGGCATCCAGGTGGGCGTAGTAGTAGCGCGTGACGCCGTCTTCGTCCACCAGGTAGACGGACAGCCCGCCGCGGTCGCCCGCGTGCAGCTTGCGGACCCTGCTGTCGGCCACGGCCAGCACCGGCGTGCCGCGCGGCGCGTGGATGTCGATGGCGTGGTGGGTGCGGCCCTCGGAGCGCGACTGCCGGTAGGTGTCGCGCAGCTGCTCGGGGCGCACGCCCATCACCGGCACCAGCAGGGGGCCCGCTTCGCGCGGCTCGCTGCGTTCCAGGCGCGAGATGACGGCGGGGCTGCCCAGCAGCCGCCGCGACTGCGCTTCGGCGCGCGCGGGGAGGGCCAGGGTGGCCACGGTGAGGACGGCGAACGCGGCGTGCTTCAGGGGAAGATTCATGGGATGGTCTCGCCGGCGGCTCGACTGGCATGGCGCGGCCCACGCGGGGCTGGCTGTAGCCTCGTAGCTTTGCGTCGCCGCCTTTCGGCGGGTTTGCCGTTGTCGCTGAGGTCTCCGACCGCTGGGGCCGGGAGAGGGAACCGGGGTACCGCTGCTCCGATACTGCCGCCGATCGGGGGACCTTCGCCGGCCCGGGACTGAACGAGCGGTGCCGTGCCCGGGAGCGCGGGCGGGCGGTGCTGCGTTCACGACGTAAAGGTTGATCGGGTGGGCGCATGATAGTGCGCGCTTTCGCCTCGCGCCAGAGTCTTGGCGGTGGCTCCATAGCAGCGGATCAGCGGGGATGGGCGTAGTGCGAAAGCACGAAACGAGTTACGGGATTTTCGGCTTTCTCAAGTTGTTTCTGTGACGGGCGCGGTGGACGGTTGGCGCGGTGGACGGCCGATCAACCGGCGCGGAGCCGTTTGCGGGCGCGCGGCCGCCACATCGGGACGGGTGGGGTGGACCGACAGGCGCGGTGGACGGACGATCAACCGGCGTCAGCGTGTAGCGGATGCGCGGCCGCCGCATCGGGACGGGCGGTTGAAACCGCGGCTGGAAAGGCACGAAGTCCGCCTGCGCGGACTGCACGGGTGAGTACGGTGGTTTTGGGATGGTGCCGCTCGGGCCCTTGAATGACACATCGCTCACTCCCGTCGGCACACAGACCTGTCATCCTGAGCCCCAGGCGAGCGACACTCGCCCGCGCACGCCACCTCGCGGGGCGAAGGATCTTGCGGCGGACGCATCAGAGCCCGGGCGCGGCAGCGGCACGGATGTGTGGGCCTCGGGCGGCGCCACACGGCACCCGCAGACACGCGCAGGCACCGTTCCGCACAGTCCGCGAAGGCGGACTTCGGGCCGTGGTTGCCGCGGTTTCAACCGCCCCAGCACGGCAGCCGGCGCTCCGGCGACGGGATCCGGATGGCGGGCCGGCGTGTCGCTGCCGCGCCCAGTTTAGTGCTGATTCAGGCCAGATCCTTCGGCCCGCATAGGATGGCGTACGGGTAGGTGCGGTGCGCTCGGGCCTCTGGATGACAGATGGACGTCAGGGACGCCGTCGCACTTCCGCACTCACGAACCTCACGCACTTCCCCCCTGCTCCGGCGCCGGCTCGTGGTCCTCCATCCGGCGGCCCGTTCCGGGGATGATGCCGCCCGTCTGCTCCGTGGGGTCGGTGCGGTCGTCGGGGGAGGGGGGCGCGGGAAGGTCGGCCGCGGGGCCCAGCAGCTCGCGAAGGGCTTCCTCGTCCTGCTGCCCCGTCGGCCGAATGACGGACCCGCGGGTCCGGAGCGTTGCGCTGGGCATGTGCGTGTTCTCCCTGTCTGGGTCGCTGTCGTTCAGCTCAAAAAAGCAAACACCGCGCCCGGATGTCCGGCGCGGTGTCGCAGAGGTGCATTCGGTGGCGGCTCGTAATCCCTACCGTCCGGCCGCGCCCGTTTCGGAGCCGGGGCGCACCGCGTCGGCCACGCGGTCGTGAACGGTGCGCCGAAGCGTCTGCATGCGGTTGGGGCCCTCTTCGTAGGTGCGGTTGGCCAGCAGCACCACCCACGTGCCGCGCTCCGGGTCGATCCAGATGGAGGTTCCCGTAAAGCCGGTGTGCCCGTACGAGCGGCTGGACATGCGCGTGCCCGAGGCGCCCTGCCCGGGGCCGCTGGGCGTGTCCCACCCCAGCGCGCGCGTTCCCGTGCCCGGCTGCCGCTGGCTGAAGGCGCGCACCGTGGACTCGCGCAGCACGCGCACGCCCTCGAACTCGCCGCCGTTGGCCATCATCGCCGCGAAGCGCGCCATGTCGTGGCCGGTGCTGAACAGCCCCGCGTTGCCGGCCAAGCCGCCCAGCTT includes:
- a CDS encoding DUF2721 domain-containing protein, translating into MQTENLSETLSVLSAMVTPAVLILASSSLIVATSNRLGRAIDRTRTLSERIVDLAREDERTMLEEERRLLFDQLSRTARRAKLLTSAMRRLYMATAIFIGTSVVLGLVAAVDGSYAWVALVLGMGGAGLLFWSSLLLILESRLAYTSVVEEMEFVREFGAHYAPAGPPSNLVSPPRRPWKRR
- a CDS encoding SpoIID/LytB domain-containing protein, producing the protein MNRLPNNWRMLSAAALALVLGACADRDPTGPSATAGAPSFDEVSAQAFNGNIRIGVVPTATTVTLGSAAGWTVTDKGNGATLLSGVGGVQATVTLQAGSVSVTRYRLQVMCGSAAAVDAKKGQAEALGHATMTEVIPTCTRLYLGDFASNAAFGIRNTYRNQVIAQGLAASDAFWKLVTTTTGITQYKVTAGSQTATSNGPVGFTSSDGLVTIGTARYRGVAEVRRNSAGTLAGINEVHIEDYLYGVVPRELPPTVWPELEAQKAQAVAARTYALSGLGKRAADGYDLLPTTSDQVYGGYSAEHPLSTQAVDETRAVVATHEGKLIAALFSSTSGGVTANNEDVYNSAPIAYLRGVRDRQHGNSEHVLDEIRRSPNANSLRGKKNGDYESDWSRYHRWSFEWTAEEISEVISLYAGQDVGKVTAINVLERSNSGRVKTIEYVTEAGTFYDTKDHIRTSLKYVNASGTPTSLLSTLFIIEPVIDRRTGEVAGFEAFGGGWGHGVGLCQTGAVGMADKGATYDEILKHYYQGIDLATWY
- the gcvP gene encoding aminomethyl-transferring glycine dehydrogenase encodes the protein MHIVDRSSLTHTDTFVRRHVGPGGDEIATMLQALGYGSLDELVDATVPASIRLDRPLALGPERSEYEMLREFKALMSRNRVFRSYLGMGYHDCITPPVIQRNILENPGWYTQYTPYQAEIAQGRLEALLNFQTMVVDLTGLPIANASLLDEGTAAAEAMAMAYGIAGAENRNTFFISQLCHPQTIEVVKTRAWARGFDIVVGDHETFDFTQPVFGVLLQYPATDGEVIDYRPFTQRAREENIVVVAAADLLSLVLLTPPGEWGADMAVGTTQRFGVPLGMGGPHAAYFACRDEYKRQIPGRIIGVSTDADGNPALRMALQTREQHIRREKATSNICTAQVLLAVMAGMYAVYHGPNGLRDIAERTHTLAELLAAGAERLNYRIVHDVFFDTVRIDVGTRVGGILAAARDRGINLRGYDESSICVAVDETTGVEDVEEVLIALNRGSALPFTVDELLGGLSSGIADGFRRSSAILGHPVFNRYHSETEMLRYIRSLESRDLSLTHSMIPLGSCTMKLNATVEMMPVSWSEVGRIHPFAPREQIEGYLEMFRQLESDLAEITGFHSVSLQPNAGSQGEFAGLLVIREYLEAKGQGKRNVCLIPQSAHGTNPASAVMAGMKVLVVATDANGNVDIDDLRKKADEHADDLAALMVTYPSTHGVFEEAIREICDIVHGHGGQVYMDGANMNAQVGLCRPGDFGADVCHLNLHKTFCIPHGGGGPGMGPICVAEHLAPFLPGHPVIPVGQGETRTISAAPWGSPSILPISYIYIKLMGAEGLTHATKVAILNANYVARRLREHYPVLYQGANGTVAHECIIDLRQLKGPSGVEVEDVAKRLMDYGFHAPTVSFPVAGTMMIEPTESESLAEIDRFCEAMISIREEIREIELGILDRRDNPLKHAPHTAAAVTGDEWAHGYGRQRAAFPLAWVRDRKFWPAVARVNNAAGDRNLVCSCPPVDMYAQV
- a CDS encoding metallophosphoesterase, translated to MKIHLLSDLHTEFAPFQPPATDADVIVLAGDVGVGTRGLPAIREWFPDRPVVYVAGNHEFYRETIPRLHEKLAAETEGSDIHYLENRAVVIGGARFLGCTLWTDFDVFGERVRCMAEAQVTMNDFRVIRVLPQYRRFHPNDAAAMHERSLRWLVAALDEPFAGPTVIVTHHAPSLRSCNPAYRSDPVTAAYVSDLEWMLDGRAALWVHGHTHLCVDYEIGGTRVVANQRGYPHDGVEGFDPGLVLDVGS
- a CDS encoding alpha/beta hydrolase; translation: MTARRWIPCAALALACLAGPVHAQGGLSLQPCRQPGLPPDARCGSLVVPENRDVAGGRTIALNVVVLPARAARRAPDAVAFLAGGPGQGAISLVGWLGPAYAPLRETRDILLVDARGTGGSGPLDCTLHERLDPQSLVGSFLPADAVRRCREQLSARADLSRYTLTEAARDLDAVRAALGYEQLNLHGGSFGTRAAQVYMRMYPHRVRSAVLHGVVTPGMASPQSYAHDFQAALNGVIADCAADAACGAAFPRLAEEARALEERMRGGSATATLLDVEAGAVQVELSRGTVAETLRKLLYAPVSASRLPLVVHRAANGDFGLLAREAIGDRRRMQGGASWGLFLAVTCSEDVPFVDTAAARATDATTLLGAYRVREAVAACEGWPLAALPPGYRDPVRSDAPVLIISGERDPVTGPQWGEAITAHMPNSVHLVVPQAAHMYAGMPGAACVDSAVIGFMRSADPRAVDTTCLPRIRRPPWVLEVETTLALDSAALARFAGEYSSPEPAVRLTVEARPGGLRAQLGNGPPLYLVATAPTRFYPEGWPPGATVEFVLDDGAVAQVLITGGGPPMRLVPARRP
- a CDS encoding M23 family metallopeptidase, translated to MNLPLKHAAFAVLTVATLALPARAEAQSRRLLGSPAVISRLERSEPREAGPLLVPVMGVRPEQLRDTYRQSRSEGRTHHAIDIHAPRGTPVLAVADSRVRKLHAGDRGGLSVYLVDEDGVTRYYYAHLDAYAQGLREGQRVQRGEVIGFVGDTGNAQPGDCHLHFSVAILDDPAQWWEGRNLNPYDLLVRD